A genomic segment from Alistipes senegalensis JC50 encodes:
- a CDS encoding GlcG/HbpS family heme-binding protein has translation MARINEKEILSDELCDKLCAAAREKSKELGIDISFAVADRHGLPRVYRRYGDALVLSITLVPGKAYTAAVTQCKTKDVASAAAESAPLMGIQTNDPRITLVAGGYPLFVDGKIVGAIGVGGGTEAQDCEIAEHVVSVFESFGD, from the coding sequence ATGGCTCGAATCAATGAAAAAGAGATTCTGTCGGACGAACTGTGCGACAAACTGTGCGCCGCGGCGCGCGAGAAGAGTAAGGAATTGGGTATCGACATCAGTTTCGCCGTTGCGGACCGGCACGGTCTGCCGCGTGTCTACCGTCGTTACGGCGATGCGCTGGTATTGAGTATCACGCTCGTGCCGGGCAAAGCGTACACGGCGGCCGTAACGCAATGCAAGACGAAAGATGTGGCTTCGGCCGCCGCCGAAAGTGCACCCTTGATGGGTATTCAGACCAACGATCCGCGCATTACGCTCGTTGCAGGCGGTTATCCGCTGTTTGTGGATGGAAAGATTGTCGGGGCCATCGGCGTTGGCGGCGGTACGGAAGCGCAGGACTGTGAGATCGCCGAACATGTGGTGAGCGTGTTCGAGAGTTTCGGCGACTGA
- a CDS encoding winged helix-turn-helix transcriptional regulator, with product MYEYKIPPIDLDCGVTITQYVMGAKWKPYLINCMTKGIHRPVEFQHAIKGATRRVLVQQLGELESVGIVRRVVYDTIPMKTEYFLTPLGESLVPIIRMMDAWGNEHREMFDEMGNLNTK from the coding sequence ATGTACGAATATAAGATACCCCCAATAGATCTCGACTGCGGCGTGACGATTACGCAGTATGTCATGGGAGCGAAATGGAAGCCCTATCTGATTAATTGCATGACCAAGGGCATCCACCGGCCCGTGGAGTTTCAGCACGCGATAAAGGGTGCGACGAGGCGCGTACTGGTGCAGCAGCTCGGCGAACTGGAATCCGTCGGGATCGTGCGTCGCGTAGTATACGATACGATTCCGATGAAAACGGAATATTTTCTGACACCGCTCGGCGAATCGCTCGTCCCCATTATCCGCATGATGGACGCATGGGGCAACGAACACCGGGAGATGTTCGATGAGATGGGAAACCTGAATACGAAATAG
- a CDS encoding carboxymuconolactone decarboxylase family protein, which produces MNKIILISLFSILTFNVMAQEKIVQTAGRTQLGEFAPKFAELNDDVLFGDAVWNDSTFSLHDHSMITISILLGKGSVDSSFRSHLELGRKHGITRREIAALLTQAAFYAGWPNAWAGFRIAKEVWADDTAAEDDKSAFQREMIFPIGEPNTAYAEYFIGNSYLARISSEQVPIANVTFEPRCRNNWHIHRATKGGGQMLIGVAGRGWYQEEGKPAVEILPGTVIHIPANVKHWHGAAADSWFAHLAFEIPGENASNEWLEPVSDEEYDKLK; this is translated from the coding sequence ATGAACAAAATCATTTTAATTTCCCTATTCAGCATTCTAACATTCAATGTTATGGCACAGGAAAAGATAGTACAGACGGCCGGGCGCACACAGCTCGGCGAGTTCGCTCCCAAATTCGCGGAGCTCAACGACGACGTCCTCTTCGGCGATGCCGTTTGGAACGATTCGACATTCTCGCTTCACGACCACAGCATGATTACCATCTCCATCCTGCTCGGCAAGGGAAGCGTGGACTCCTCGTTCCGCTCGCACTTGGAGCTGGGCCGCAAGCACGGCATTACACGCCGGGAGATTGCCGCACTGCTGACGCAGGCCGCCTTTTATGCCGGATGGCCCAACGCATGGGCCGGTTTCCGCATCGCAAAAGAGGTGTGGGCGGATGATACGGCCGCCGAGGACGACAAGTCCGCATTCCAACGCGAAATGATTTTCCCCATCGGCGAACCGAACACGGCTTATGCGGAGTATTTCATCGGCAACAGCTACCTCGCCCGCATTTCGTCGGAACAGGTTCCGATCGCCAATGTCACGTTCGAGCCCCGCTGCCGCAACAACTGGCATATCCACCGTGCGACGAAAGGCGGCGGTCAGATGCTTATCGGCGTAGCAGGTCGCGGCTGGTATCAGGAAGAAGGTAAGCCTGCCGTAGAGATTCTGCCCGGCACGGTCATCCACATTCCGGCGAACGTGAAGCACTGGCATGGTGCGGCGGCCGACAGTTGGTTCGCGCACCTGGCGTTCGAAATCCCGGGCGAAAACGCCTCCAACGAGTGGCTCGAACCAGTCTCCGACGAGGAGTACGATAAGCTGAAATAA
- a CDS encoding flavin reductase, producing MNQPNIMETEKRNLGSLLALYPKPMTVVGAEVEGKVNWLVVGHTGIIGHDRILVSMNKNHYTNQGIRKSKKLSINLVSREMLPKADYVGSVSGASVDKSEVFDFHWGENGTPVIDASPLTMECDVVDIYETEGFDNFICSIANTYATPEVLDSDGKLDYTRLRPVLFEFPTYSYIATGEIIGKCLNLDKEPSMCAKEPMTADGIVRLSKVEVYPQYLDEYMKYATEVGEISLRTESGVLTMYAVGEKENPCKITILETYASKAAYEKHIASEHFQKYKRGTLHMVKSLVLSDQTPLNPANRINNFIQ from the coding sequence ATGAATCAACCCAATATCATGGAAACGGAAAAGCGAAATCTCGGCAGCCTGCTGGCGCTCTATCCCAAACCGATGACAGTCGTCGGCGCGGAGGTCGAGGGCAAGGTGAACTGGCTTGTCGTCGGGCATACGGGCATTATCGGCCACGACCGGATATTGGTCAGCATGAACAAGAATCACTATACCAATCAAGGGATACGGAAGTCCAAGAAACTTTCTATCAACCTCGTGAGTCGCGAGATGCTGCCGAAAGCCGACTACGTGGGCAGCGTGAGCGGTGCATCGGTCGATAAGTCGGAGGTGTTCGACTTTCACTGGGGCGAAAACGGTACGCCCGTGATCGACGCTTCGCCGCTGACGATGGAGTGCGACGTGGTGGACATCTACGAAACCGAGGGCTTCGACAACTTCATCTGCTCGATTGCCAATACCTACGCCACTCCCGAGGTGCTCGACAGCGACGGAAAGCTCGACTATACGCGGTTGAGACCTGTATTATTCGAGTTCCCGACCTATTCCTACATTGCCACCGGAGAGATTATCGGCAAATGCCTGAATTTGGACAAGGAACCATCCATGTGCGCCAAGGAACCGATGACGGCCGACGGCATCGTGCGGCTGTCGAAAGTGGAGGTTTATCCGCAGTACCTCGACGAGTATATGAAATACGCAACCGAGGTGGGCGAAATTTCGCTGCGCACCGAGTCGGGCGTGCTGACCATGTACGCTGTCGGCGAAAAGGAGAATCCCTGCAAGATCACCATATTGGAAACCTACGCGAGCAAGGCGGCTTACGAGAAGCATATCGCCTCGGAGCATTTTCAGAAATACAAGCGGGGAACGCTGCACATGGTAAAATCGTTGGTATTGTCCGACCAGACGCCGCTCAATCCGGCCAACCGAATCAATAACTTCATTCAATAA
- a CDS encoding alpha/beta hydrolase, whose protein sequence is MMTSCMTENKKSTDMKTIELTQEWDKTFPQSDKVEHSKITFHNRYGITLAADVYKPKNAQGTLAAIAVSGPYGAVKEQVSGRYAQTLAEHGFLTLAFDPSFTGESGGEPRNLTLPEISTEDFSVAVDYLLTRDDVDAQRIGILGICGWGGFALNAAANDPRIKATVASTMYDMSRVNANGYFDAENSAEARYAKRVALGEQRTKDYLNGSYERDGGVVETVTDDMPLFVKQYHDYYKTERGYHRRSPNSNGGINKTAVLSFINMPLLTYIGEIRSAVLLVHGEKAHSCYFSEDAYKRLTDDNKELLIVPGANHTDLYDNLDMIPFDKIDTFFKKYLDGNN, encoded by the coding sequence ATGATGACCTCATGTATGACAGAAAATAAAAAATCTACGGATATGAAAACTATCGAATTGACACAGGAATGGGACAAGACCTTCCCGCAGAGTGATAAGGTGGAACACTCAAAGATAACATTCCACAACCGCTACGGCATCACGCTTGCCGCCGATGTCTATAAACCGAAAAACGCACAGGGAACCTTAGCCGCCATCGCCGTAAGCGGACCTTACGGGGCCGTCAAGGAACAGGTATCGGGCCGCTATGCCCAGACGCTCGCCGAGCACGGCTTTCTGACCCTGGCGTTCGACCCCTCGTTCACCGGCGAGAGCGGCGGAGAACCGCGCAACCTGACATTGCCGGAAATCAGCACGGAGGATTTCAGCGTAGCGGTCGATTACCTGCTCACGCGCGACGATGTGGATGCGCAGCGTATCGGGATTCTTGGCATCTGCGGCTGGGGCGGTTTCGCCCTGAACGCTGCCGCCAACGACCCGCGTATCAAGGCTACCGTTGCCTCTACTATGTACGACATGAGCCGGGTGAATGCCAACGGCTACTTCGATGCAGAGAATAGTGCGGAAGCACGTTACGCCAAGCGCGTCGCCCTCGGCGAACAGCGCACGAAAGATTACCTGAACGGCAGTTACGAACGTGACGGCGGCGTAGTGGAGACTGTGACCGACGATATGCCGCTTTTCGTCAAGCAATACCACGATTATTACAAAACGGAACGCGGCTACCACCGCCGTTCGCCAAACTCCAACGGAGGTATCAATAAGACGGCGGTACTGTCGTTCATCAATATGCCCTTGCTTACCTATATCGGCGAAATACGCAGCGCCGTACTGCTGGTGCATGGCGAGAAGGCCCATTCGTGCTACTTCAGCGAGGACGCCTACAAACGGTTGACGGACGACAACAAAGAACTGCTGATCGTTCCCGGAGCGAACCATACCGACCTCTATGACAACCTCGATATGATTCCGTTCGATAAGATAGACACGTTCTTCAAAAAGTATCTGGACGGAAACAATTAA
- a CDS encoding RibD family protein, whose product MKPYIITHMMTSVDGRIDCPMVGQLSTDEYYIALDRLGKCSKLSGRVTTVLECPAVKEETTAGTTGTPVGHEAFSVCRKADEYTITVDTHGKILWKSNEADGHPLISIVTEDVSEEYLDSLTAQGISWIASGKGHIDLRRAVEILCEEFGVERLAIVGGGHICGGFAEAGLVDEVSVMVAPGIDGREGQTAMFDGIRKENCNPYKLELESVEKWDTDIVWLRYKVEK is encoded by the coding sequence ATGAAACCCTATATCATAACTCACATGATGACGTCCGTTGACGGACGAATCGACTGCCCTATGGTGGGGCAACTCAGTACCGACGAGTATTATATCGCATTGGACCGGCTTGGCAAATGCTCGAAGTTATCCGGGCGCGTTACGACCGTGTTGGAATGTCCGGCAGTGAAAGAGGAAACAACAGCCGGTACAACCGGTACGCCTGTCGGACATGAAGCCTTTTCCGTTTGCAGGAAAGCGGACGAATATACGATTACCGTCGATACGCACGGTAAGATTCTATGGAAATCCAATGAAGCCGACGGCCATCCTCTAATTTCGATTGTCACGGAAGACGTGTCGGAAGAATACCTTGATTCGTTGACGGCTCAAGGCATATCGTGGATAGCCTCCGGCAAAGGACACATAGACCTTCGGCGTGCTGTGGAAATACTCTGCGAAGAGTTCGGTGTGGAGCGTCTGGCTATCGTCGGTGGCGGCCATATCTGCGGCGGATTCGCAGAAGCCGGACTGGTGGATGAAGTGAGCGTCATGGTGGCTCCAGGTATAGATGGGCGCGAGGGACAGACCGCCATGTTCGACGGCATAAGAAAGGAAAACTGCAATCCCTATAAACTGGAACTGGAAAGCGTGGAAAAATGGGACACGGACATTGTCTGGCTGCGCTACAAGGTGGAAAAGTAA
- a CDS encoding aldo/keto reductase — protein sequence MEEKKGISRRGFLKTAALAGAALAMPAGLDKVFAVRPAKADTSRNDTEVARIQGHRILGSGKAAFEVFALGFGVMGMTYNRSQHPDKKQCIRLLHEAVERGVTLFDTAIIYGPLTNENLAGEALSEFKGRINVTTKFGHEVIDGKGTGRQDSSRKTVRRYCEDSLRRLRLETLPMFYQHRADPDTPAEEVAQTIAELMKEGKVQHWGMCEVSAETIRRAHAVCPLTAIQSEYHLMHRDVETNGVLDVCRELGIGFVPYSPINRGFLGGCINEYTVFDPTNDNRQTLPRFQPEAIRANTRIVNVLQQFGRTHGMTSAQVALGWLLQKEPWIVPIPGTTKLSHLEENLRSLDFNLAAEEWRALETTVAAIPVVGNRYNAEQQRQVGR from the coding sequence ATGGAAGAGAAAAAAGGAATCAGCCGCCGCGGTTTTCTGAAAACGGCGGCATTGGCAGGAGCCGCATTGGCTATGCCTGCCGGACTGGATAAGGTTTTTGCAGTTAGACCGGCAAAGGCGGATACATCCCGAAACGACACCGAAGTTGCCCGTATCCAAGGACATCGCATATTGGGGTCGGGCAAAGCGGCTTTCGAGGTTTTCGCCCTCGGTTTCGGCGTGATGGGCATGACCTACAACCGCAGCCAGCACCCGGACAAGAAACAGTGTATCCGCCTGCTGCACGAAGCCGTGGAGCGTGGCGTGACGCTTTTCGACACGGCGATCATCTACGGGCCGCTGACCAATGAAAACCTTGCCGGAGAAGCATTGTCGGAGTTCAAGGGCAGAATCAACGTAACGACCAAATTCGGACACGAGGTCATCGACGGCAAGGGCACGGGGCGTCAGGACAGCAGCCGCAAAACGGTACGTCGATACTGCGAGGACTCGCTCCGCCGTCTGCGGCTCGAAACGCTGCCGATGTTCTACCAGCACCGCGCCGACCCCGATACTCCTGCCGAGGAGGTGGCGCAGACCATCGCCGAGCTGATGAAGGAGGGCAAGGTGCAGCATTGGGGCATGTGCGAAGTGAGTGCCGAGACCATCCGCCGGGCGCATGCCGTATGTCCGCTGACGGCCATACAGAGCGAATACCACCTGATGCACCGCGACGTGGAGACGAACGGCGTGCTGGATGTCTGCCGCGAGCTGGGGATCGGATTCGTGCCGTACAGTCCGATCAACCGGGGATTCTTGGGCGGCTGCATCAACGAATACACGGTCTTCGACCCGACGAACGACAACCGCCAGACCCTGCCGCGTTTCCAGCCGGAGGCGATACGGGCCAACACGCGCATCGTGAATGTGCTGCAACAGTTCGGACGCACGCACGGCATGACTTCTGCGCAGGTGGCGCTCGGATGGCTATTGCAGAAAGAGCCGTGGATCGTGCCGATTCCCGGAACGACGAAACTTTCGCATTTGGAAGAGAACCTGCGCTCGCTCGATTTCAACCTCGCCGCCGAGGAGTGGCGCGCGCTTGAAACGACCGTCGCGGCCATTCCCGTCGTAGGCAACCGCTACAACGCCGAGCAGCAGCGGCAGGTCGGACGATAA
- a CDS encoding DapH/DapD/GlmU-related protein — protein sequence MENDIFARDLSGEMVSPNDAGYEELIADIFATMKTAAEMNTGYRTPEEVHEFMGRILGKPLDGSTTLLPPLYIDYGKPVTIGRGCFIQQCCTFFGRGGITIGDDVFIGPKVNLITINHDMNPDNRSATYGRPIVIEDKVWIGINSTILPGVRIGYGAIVGAGSVVTKDVPAMTVVAGNPARIIKTIENK from the coding sequence ATGGAAAACGATATTTTCGCAAGGGATTTGAGCGGCGAGATGGTTTCGCCCAATGACGCAGGTTATGAAGAGCTGATTGCCGACATCTTCGCCACGATGAAGACGGCCGCGGAGATGAATACGGGCTACCGCACGCCCGAAGAGGTGCACGAATTTATGGGGCGCATCCTCGGCAAGCCGCTCGACGGGAGCACCACCCTGCTGCCGCCGCTCTATATCGACTATGGCAAGCCTGTGACTATCGGCCGAGGATGTTTCATCCAGCAGTGCTGCACCTTCTTCGGACGCGGTGGCATCACCATCGGCGATGACGTATTCATCGGTCCGAAAGTGAATCTGATAACCATCAATCACGACATGAACCCCGACAACCGCAGCGCCACCTACGGACGCCCTATCGTCATCGAGGACAAGGTATGGATCGGTATCAACTCTACGATATTGCCGGGTGTCAGGATCGGTTACGGAGCTATCGTCGGCGCCGGCAGCGTGGTGACGAAAGACGTTCCGGCCATGACCGTCGTGGCAGGCAATCCTGCAAGAATCATCAAAACAATCGAAAACAAATAA
- a CDS encoding helix-turn-helix transcriptional regulator, with amino-acid sequence MERLHVFDCSNVLIASFFTDDRGCAHENREHTLIYLCSGELEIEERGRKTVLHPGECAFMRRDNRMWLQKHADAEHPYRSVVLKFTKPFLREFYRTLDRKEIPVESKREKVSLRVLPNNRPDIRSLFESVVPYFDAGVQPSDEVLKLKMIEGAYVLLNTDKNLYASLFDFVDPWKIDIIDYLNENYMYDLSMEEIASYTGRSLATFKRDFAKVSDLTPQKWLIKRRLEAAHELIKSGKKKVTEACFDVGFKNLSHFSKVYKETYGYAPSMI; translated from the coding sequence ATGGAACGATTGCATGTATTCGACTGTTCGAACGTCCTGATAGCGAGTTTTTTCACCGACGACCGGGGTTGCGCGCACGAGAACCGGGAGCACACGCTTATCTATCTGTGTTCCGGCGAGCTCGAAATCGAGGAGCGCGGCAGGAAAACGGTGTTGCATCCGGGCGAATGCGCTTTCATGCGGCGCGACAACCGGATGTGGTTGCAGAAACATGCCGATGCCGAGCATCCGTACCGTTCTGTCGTGTTGAAATTCACGAAACCGTTTCTGCGGGAGTTCTACCGGACGCTCGACCGGAAAGAGATTCCCGTGGAATCGAAACGTGAAAAAGTGAGCCTGCGCGTATTGCCTAATAACCGCCCCGACATCCGCAGCCTGTTCGAATCGGTCGTTCCCTATTTCGACGCGGGCGTGCAGCCCTCCGACGAGGTGCTGAAGCTCAAGATGATCGAGGGGGCTTATGTACTGCTCAATACGGATAAGAACCTCTACGCCTCGCTGTTCGATTTCGTCGATCCGTGGAAAATAGACATCATCGACTATCTGAATGAGAACTACATGTACGACTTGTCGATGGAGGAGATCGCAAGCTATACGGGCCGCAGCCTGGCGACGTTCAAACGCGATTTCGCCAAGGTGAGCGACCTGACGCCGCAGAAATGGCTTATCAAGCGACGGCTGGAGGCGGCGCACGAGTTGATAAAGTCCGGCAAGAAAAAAGTGACGGAAGCCTGCTTCGATGTCGGATTCAAGAACCTGTCGCACTTCTCGAAAGTCTATAAGGAGACCTACGGTTATGCGCCCAGTATGATTTGA